One window of the Granulicella arctica genome contains the following:
- a CDS encoding DUF6629 family protein — MCFSATANFVGSGLLGVIGVVTFTKVRHRRELLFAALPTMFAAHQFIEGFVWLGLNGDFSSAVTHKAGEAYVLYAQGLLPFLMPLSVMLFESSPKSRRRMLPFTILGAGTSLYMLWALMTFPLSIYIRGNSIVYQNQGTYYTTLAVLYVIATCGSLLFSKVRDLVIFGIANVLILLGVMAIKRYAFTSLWCAYAAIASTIILAYFWKSRFVRPFNYS; from the coding sequence ATGTGCTTTTCAGCTACGGCGAACTTCGTAGGCAGCGGGCTTCTCGGGGTGATCGGTGTCGTCACTTTTACGAAAGTCAGGCATCGCCGTGAGCTTCTCTTCGCGGCTCTACCCACTATGTTCGCTGCCCATCAATTCATCGAAGGATTTGTCTGGCTGGGCCTGAATGGTGATTTCTCCTCGGCGGTCACTCACAAAGCGGGCGAAGCCTATGTCCTCTACGCGCAAGGGCTGCTGCCCTTCTTGATGCCTCTTAGCGTGATGCTTTTCGAGTCCAGCCCCAAAAGCAGGCGTCGCATGTTGCCGTTCACAATCCTTGGGGCAGGGACGAGCCTGTACATGTTGTGGGCCCTCATGACGTTCCCGCTTTCCATCTATATCCGTGGCAACAGCATCGTCTATCAAAATCAGGGTACGTACTACACCACTCTTGCCGTCCTGTACGTTATCGCGACCTGCGGCTCATTACTTTTCTCTAAGGTGCGCGACCTGGTCATATTCGGAATTGCAAACGTCCTCATTCTGCTCGGCGTCATGGCTATTAAGCGATACGCGTTTACCTCGCTTTGGTGCGCTTACGCCGCAATCGCGAGCACAATCATCCTCGCCTACTTTTGGAAGAGCCGCTTCGTGCGACCGTTCAACTATTCGTAA